AGCGCAAGCTGTTCTTCAACCTGCGCAGCATGAAGTCGACCTTCTCGGCGCTGTCCGACAAGGAAGCGCGCCACATCGCCGAACAGCTCGGCGTGAAACCCGAGGAAGTGCGCGAGATGGAAACGCGCATGAGCGGCCAGGACATCGCGCTGATGGCCGACGACGGCGACGACGAGGGCTTCGCGCCGATCGACTGGCTGGCCGACAGCGAGCACGAACCGACGCGTCGCCTCGAAAAGCAGGCGTTCGACCGCCTGCAAAGCCGGGGCTTGATCGAAGCGCTGGGCTCCCTCGACGCGCGTAGCCGCCGCATCGTCGAGGCGCGCTGGCTGGCCGACGACGGCGGCGCGACGCTGCACGAACTGGCCGCCGAGTTCGGCGTGTCGGCCGAGCGCATCCGCCAGATCGAAGCCAAGGCGCTGCAGAAGATGAAGGCGGCGATCGGCACGCGCGACGCGGCGCTGGTCTGACGCGTTTCTTTCGCCGCGACGAAAAACCCGGTCCATGCGACCGGGTTTTTTCATGGCTGGCGTTTGGCGGCACTTAAGGTTGGCCGAGCTGATTGCATGAGCGGCTCGGCCAACCCTGGCGCGCGTCAGCGATAGCGCTCGGGAAGCTTCGCGATCGCTTCTTCGGCCTGACGGCGCAGGCCGGCATACGCCGGATCGTCCTCGGGCAGGTCGTCGAGGAACTGCGGCGCGTAGGTCGGGAAGGAACCGAGCGCGCGCGCCATGCTGCGCTCGGCGCTCGTCTCGTCGCCCGCCAGCGCGGCGAGGCGCGCCTCCTTGAACAGCACGTCCGGGTATGGCCGGAACGCCGACAACTGCGCGATCCAGCGCCGCTTGGCGTCGAGGTTGCGCTTGTCGACGGTGAGATAGTTGTCGAGCGTGTTGAGCGCGTGAAAGGCGAACAGCGGCTCGGTGCGGACGATCTCGGCCAACCTCGCGACGCGCGCCTCGTCGCGCGCGCCCTGCCCGGTCGGCGAATAGAGGCTGACCATCTCCCAGTAGCGCGGAATCGCCATCAGTGACACGACGCCGAGCGCGACCGCCAGCACCAGGTTGGCCGAGCCTGCGAACAGGGAACGGCGTGGAGCGGCCGGCGCAAGCGCCATCATCATCACCAGCACGGCGAGGAAATACAGATACCACAGCGGGTATTCGAGCTGGCTGTGGATCAGCGTCGCCGCCATCACCGAAAGCGGCAGCACCTGCGCCGCGCGCGCAGCCCGGCCGAAATAAGGCCACACCGCCCAGGCGAAGCCGCCGATCGCCAACAGCGCGCCCGGCCAGCCCATCTCGGCCAAGAGCTGCATCTCGAGGTTGTGCGCGTTGGAGAACAGGCCGCTGTTGAAACCGGCGTCGCGGAACATCGGCAGCATCTGCAGACGTACGCTTTCGGCGGCGAACTGCGACCAGCCGGCACCGGTCAGCGGCGCATCGCCGAACACCAGCCAAGCCTTGTGCCACTCGGTGATGCGGCGCGCGCCCATGCCGTCGCCGCTGGCAGCGAGGCGCTCGATGCCGCTCTCAACCGTCATCGCGCTGTGGGTGAAATGCGCGACGAGAGCATTCACCAACGGCAGCACGAACTGCATCGCGACGATCGCCGCTGCCGCGACGGCGAAGGCCGCGAACAGCC
This DNA window, taken from Crenobacter cavernae, encodes the following:
- the rpoH gene encoding RNA polymerase sigma factor RpoH codes for the protein MTATFALPVPSASGSLEQYIQGVNSVPMLTAEEENALATRFSEHQDLDAAKQLVMSHLRVVVSIARGYSGYGLPHADLIQEGNIGLMKAVKRFEPNRGVRLFSFAVHWIKAEIHEFILRNWRLVRVATTKPQRKLFFNLRSMKSTFSALSDKEARHIAEQLGVKPEEVREMETRMSGQDIALMADDGDDEGFAPIDWLADSEHEPTRRLEKQAFDRLQSRGLIEALGSLDARSRRIVEARWLADDGGATLHELAAEFGVSAERIRQIEAKALQKMKAAIGTRDAALV
- a CDS encoding PglL family O-oligosaccharyltransferase translates to MPVQAVLNRAALLAWCAVAVLPFISRLHYVPLPQWWGEATVVWLAVLAWLCAPRASAVSWPRAAWWMLALAAFWAAQPLWLPLDFPGMNWATALGFLSLALLAGVTAGLSERWGEEYLVRSLAWALLTGAVLQSAIGFCQVTGLAEVMGGVLFYDRAHPTTNVFGHIGQRNQYAHYLTWGCAALAYLFAQRAVSRRVFVFLLLWLALSIAWASSRTVLIYAVALVAIAGVWHWRVRGEESKRLFAAFAVAAAAIVAMQFVLPLVNALVAHFTHSAMTVESGIERLAASGDGMGARRITEWHKAWLVFGDAPLTGAGWSQFAAESVRLQMLPMFRDAGFNSGLFSNAHNLEMQLLAEMGWPGALLAIGGFAWAVWPYFGRAARAAQVLPLSVMAATLIHSQLEYPLWYLYFLAVLVMMMALAPAAPRRSLFAGSANLVLAVALGVVSLMAIPRYWEMVSLYSPTGQGARDEARVARLAEIVRTEPLFAFHALNTLDNYLTVDKRNLDAKRRWIAQLSAFRPYPDVLFKEARLAALAGDETSAERSMARALGSFPTYAPQFLDDLPEDDPAYAGLRRQAEEAIAKLPERYR